A segment of the Streptomyces sp. ITFR-21 genome:
CTTTCGACGGTGCCGAACAGCGAGCCGGGGGGTGTGTCAATTTAACGGCTGATCTTGGGGTTTGAGGTTCAGTTGTTGGCCGGGGTGAGCCGGCCCTCGAAGGCGATCTGGAAGGCGTTCAAGGGCGCTATCCAGCGCATGGTCCACCTCTTGCGGCCCTTGCCGGTCGGGTCGAGACTCATCAGCGCCATGTACACACACTTCAGGGCGGCGGCCTCGGTGGGGAAGTGGCCCCGGGCGCGGACGGGCTTGCGTATCCGCGCGTTGACGGATTCGATGGCGTTCGTCGGGCAGATGACGGTGCGGATCTCGACGTCGAAGGAGAGAAACGGCACGGACTCGGCCCAGGCGCTCTCCCACAGTTGGACGATCGCCGGGTACTTCTTCCCCCAGGCGTCCTGGAACTCACCGAAGCGTTCGCCCGCCGCGCTCTGGTTCGGCGCGGTATAGACGGGCTTGAGCGCCTTGGCGGTCTTGTCCCAGTCCGCGCGCGAGGCGTATCGGAAGCTGTTGCGCAGGAGGTGGACGATGCACTTTTGCACAATGGTGCGGGGCCAGACCGTCCCGACCGCGTCGGGCAGGCCCTTGAGCCCGTCGCAGACCGGCATCAGCACGTCGTCCAGGCCGCGGTTCCTCAGCCCGGTGAACACCTGCAGCCAGTACTGCGCACCCCCGCCGCCGTCGCCGGCCCAGATGCCCAGGATGTCCCGGGTGCCCTCGGCGGTGACGGCCATGACCACGGAGACGGGCCGGTTCGCGACCTTCCCGTCCCGGATTTTCACGTTGACGGCGTCCACGAACAGGACCGGGCAGACGCGGTCCAGCGGCCGGTTCTGCCGTTCGGCCATGCCGTCCATCACCTGGCCGGTGATGGTGGAGATGGTCTGTTTCGAGACCCCGGCGCCGTAGACCCCGGCCAGGTGCGCGGAGATCTCCCCGTGGGTGGGGCCCTTCGCGGACAGCGACAGCACCATCTCATCCACACCCGTCAGCCGCCGCCGCCGCTTCCTGACGGTCTGCGGCTCGAAGCTGCCCTCCACGTCCCTCGGCACCTTGCCCTCGACCGGCCCGACATCCGTCAGCACGGTCTTCGCCCGAGTGCCGTTGCGGCTGCTGCCGCTGTTCTTCCCCGCCGGATCGTGCTTGCCGTAGCCGAGGTGACCGGTGATCTCACCCTCCAGCACAGCCTCCAGCACACCCTCCAGCACCCGCTTGGCCAGCTGCTGCAACAGCCCACCCGCACCAGTCAGCTGCACGCCCTCACTCCGGGCCCGCTCGACCAGCATCGCGATCAACCGCTCGCCCGACGTGACCACACCGACCGGCTCAGCCACGGACTCCGGCTCGATCGTCATCTCACTCACTTGGCGTCTCCATGATCAACAGATCCGCCGTTTATGAGACACTCTGAGGTGCCCCGAAGCTTCCGGACAGGGACCCAATAGGGTTGTCCTGTCAAGGAAACGAGGAAGCACGAAGTGGCGCCACCCAGTAAGTACACCCCGGAGTTCCGTGAGGAAGCTGTCCGGGTCGCACTCCAGTCCAGTAGGACCATCTCTGAGACGGCCCGCGAGCTCGAATTGAACCCGGAGACGCTCCGGGGCTGGGTGAAGAAGTACCAGAAGCAGAACGAGCCAGCGGCAGGTTCGCCGTTGACGCTAGATGAGCGGGCACGCCTGAAGGAACAGGACCGGCGTATCCGTGAACTGGAGATGGAGAACGTCTTCCTGAAAAAATGCGCGGCGTACTTCGCGAAGGATCCCCGGTAGCGAGCAGGTACGAGTTCATCGAAACGATGCGGCTCGACACCACGGAGTACGCGCATCCCGTCGAGTTCATGTGTGAACGGCTCGACGTGTCCAAGTCCGGCTACTACGAATGGCGGAACCGCCCGGATTCTGCCACAGCCCAGCGGCGCGAGGAATTGAAACTGCTCATCAAGAAGGCATTCGACATGTCGGACAGCACCTACGGATACCGGCGCGTCCACGCCCAGCTCGTCCGCTGGGGCCGCCCCGCCGGCCTGGAGCTGGTCCGCCTGCTGATGCGTGAGCTGGGTCTGGTGCCCTGCCAGCCCGAGCCGAAGCGGTGGTCGCTCACCCAGGCCGCAGCCAGCGACGTGCCGGACCTTGTCAGCCGGAACTTCACCGCCGACGCGCCCGGCGAAAAACTCGTCGGCGACATAACCTACGTAAAAACCGGAGAAGGATGGCTTTATCTCGCGACCGTCATCGACTGCTGCACGAAGGAAGTCATCGGCTACGCGATGGACGACCACTACCAAACTCCTCTCATATCCCAGGCCATCCGCAACGCGGCGCGGAACAGGAAACTCGCCGACGGTGCAATATTCCACTCCGATCGCGGATCGAACTACATGTCCGCCGAGTTCGCGGCGACGCTGAAACGGTTCGGACTCCGCCGGTCATCCGGACGTACCGGCGTCTGCTGGGATAACGCGATGGCGGAATCATTCTTCGGCGCTCTGAAGAACGAGCGGGTTTCCCGCGTGACGTACCCGACCCGAGAGGACGCCCGACAGGACATCACCCGATACATCGAACTCTGGTACAATCACAAACGCCTCCACTCGGCTGTCGGATACCGCCCACCGCGAGAAGTTCACGCCGAATACATGGAGTTTCGTATAGCCGCGTGAAATAAACTGTCAGATCACTGTCCGGAAAATGCGAGGCCCCTCACTCCCCACCCGGCAGGTGCGCTTTGGCCGCGTCCTTGAGCCCATTGCGCAGGGCGTCGTCGCCCACCCGGCGCGAGGACCCGTCGGCGTTCTTGCGCTCGGAGGGGAACAGCGGGGCGCCAGGGCGGGTGTGGTCGTCGTCGAACCGGCCCCAGACGTCCTCGATGAACCACCGAAGGGTCCGGCCGGCGCCGTTGATCAGCGGCACCATCCGCTCGCGCGGGCCCGAGCCGCGGGCGCCCTTGCCGTGGCGGACGTGGGGCTTGCCGAAGCGGCCCAGGTCCCACTTGATGTCATCCAGGTCGAGCCCGCACGCCTCGCTCACTCGCAGGCCGACCTGGGACAGCAGCTTCGAGGCGGTGTAGTTCCTGGCGGTAGGAGCGAACTTGCGGCAGGTAGCCAGCTCGCCGCCCCAGCCGGTGAAGAGCGCCCCGACCTCCGGCTCGCTCGGTGGAATCCGCAGCTGGGCGTCCTTCGCGCCGCGCGGCTTGTTCATCTCGTCGATCGGGCACTCGATGACCCGGCCGGTCATCCGGTGCAGTTCGACCTTGTGCCGCAGCTCCAGAAACATGAAGTACGTGCTCAGCGCCTGGGACCGGGCCAGCCGGGTGCCGCTCGGCGAGCCGCGCAACACCTTCCCGAAGTACGCGTCGGCGTCGGCCGGCTCCATATCCCACAGCGGTCGGCCGAACCAGGTCCTGATCGGTCCAGGTGCCCGACATCCCCGCGGATCGTGCCGTCCGCCAGTCCTGCCGAGGCGCGTGCGAGGACGAACCCAGACAGTGCGTCGGTCTCGAACTGCTCCAGTTCCTGTGCCGACGCGGGCGCCCAGTACTCGCACAGGTCCCGTACAACTGCCAGCGCCGCCAACCCGAGCCCCCTCACCTTCAGCCCGACTGCGGATCGGTCGGACACGGTGAGAACGCTTCAAGAATCCCGAAGTTACGTCACGCGACCACAGAGCACTCGAAGGAGGAAGAACCCCCTGGCCACAGGGTCAGAGACTCAGCGAGGCTCAGAAGAACTCACGGGATGTCGCACATCCGTCGGTGTTCGGCCGACCGATCTCTGCACGGGCGGGCCGCACGGCCCTCGTACATGGCCTCACCGACCGCGCCGCCCTGGTCGCCCTTTTCGCCCCCTCGCCCCGGCTTCGCAGGACAGCGACCGGTTTCCCCGTCCCAACCCCACTTTCCACGCCGGCGGCATCCCCACGTCGCGATGTCCTCGTTCACCTGGGATGCTTGCCACGCCCGGAAACGTCCAGCCCTTCGGCAACGTTCTGTCTCGCGGGAGCCCGGTCCCGTACGAATGCCGGCGTGCCAGTGCCCGTCCCCTGGCCCCAGGCGTCGCCCGCGTCTCCGGGCCAGGGACTTTTCAGGGACTTTCAGCGCTGCCCGAGGGGGTTCCGAGGGACTTTCCACCGCCCGAAGCGGCAAGCGGCTGACAGCCGAGAAAGGTCCCCGACGCGCAGGTCGGAGGGCCTTTGCGGTGCCGCTGGGGGGGCGGAGGCCCCGGTGGTGGCAGACGAGTCGGGCTGTACGCCGGGTTCTGTGCCCCGGGGCCTCGCGGTCGTCGGGGCGACGGCCATCCATCTAGGACTGCCGTTGCCGGCAGCCTCGTGCGGTCTACCCGCGGACTCGGGCGGGCAGCCCTCGGACGTCCGCGCGGGCGCCGTATCGCTACGGCGCCCTCTTGACCTTGCTCCAGGTGGGGTTTACCTAGCTGCCCAGGTCGCCCTGGGCACTGGTGGTCTCTTACACCACCGTTTCACCCTTACCGGCGGCCGAGGCCGCCGGCGGTCTGTTTTCTGTGGCACTGTCCCGCGGGTCACCCCGGGTGGGCGTTACCCACCACCCTGCCCTGTGGAGCCCGGACGTTCCTCGGCGGGTCCCGTGAGGGATCCGACGCGGCCGTCCGCCCGGCTCGTCTGCCGTGCCGCCCATCTTAGGGGTCGCCCGCAGACGGCGCGAACAGCGGCTTCGCCGGTACGCGTCAGTGCGGGAGGGTACGGGACGCGGCGGGCCGGGCCGTAGGCTGCGGGGTGAGAGTCAGCCGGAGTCCCGAGGAGAATGCCGTGCTCGTCCTGTTGCCGCCGTCGGAGGGCAAGGCCACCGCGGTACGCGGTCGGCCGGTGGCGCTCGAGACGCTGTCGCTGCCGGGGCTGACGGCGGCGCGGGCGGCCGTACTGGACGAGCTGGTCGAGCTGTGCGCGGCCGACGCGGACAAGGCGGCCGCGGTGCTGGGGCTGAGCCCGGGGCTGCGCGGCGAGGTCGCCAGGAACGCGGGGCTGCGGACGGCGCCCGCGCTGCCG
Coding sequences within it:
- a CDS encoding site-specific integrase, producing MEPADADAYFGKVLRGSPSGTRLARSQALSTYFMFLELRHKVELHRMTGRVIECPIDEMNKPRGAKDAQLRIPPSEPEVGALFTGWGGELATCRKFAPTARNYTASKLLSQVGLRVSEACGLDLDDIKWDLGRFGKPHVRHGKGARGSGPRERMVPLINGAGRTLRWFIEDVWGRFDDDHTRPGAPLFPSERKNADGSSRRVGDDALRNGLKDAAKAHLPGGE
- a CDS encoding IS3 family transposase (programmed frameshift), translating into MAPPSKYTPEFREEAVRVALQSSRTISETARELELNPETLRGWVKKYQKQNEPAAGSPLTLDERARLKEQDRRIRELEMENVFLKKCAGVLREGSPVASRYEFIETMRLDTTEYAHPVEFMCERLDVSKSGYYEWRNRPDSATAQRREELKLLIKKAFDMSDSTYGYRRVHAQLVRWGRPAGLELVRLLMRELGLVPCQPEPKRWSLTQAAASDVPDLVSRNFTADAPGEKLVGDITYVKTGEGWLYLATVIDCCTKEVIGYAMDDHYQTPLISQAIRNAARNRKLADGAIFHSDRGSNYMSAEFAATLKRFGLRRSSGRTGVCWDNAMAESFFGALKNERVSRVTYPTREDARQDITRYIELWYNHKRLHSAVGYRPPREVHAEYMEFRIAA
- a CDS encoding IS256 family transposase; translation: MTIEPESVAEPVGVVTSGERLIAMLVERARSEGVQLTGAGGLLQQLAKRVLEGVLEAVLEGEITGHLGYGKHDPAGKNSGSSRNGTRAKTVLTDVGPVEGKVPRDVEGSFEPQTVRKRRRRLTGVDEMVLSLSAKGPTHGEISAHLAGVYGAGVSKQTISTITGQVMDGMAERQNRPLDRVCPVLFVDAVNVKIRDGKVANRPVSVVMAVTAEGTRDILGIWAGDGGGGAQYWLQVFTGLRNRGLDDVLMPVCDGLKGLPDAVGTVWPRTIVQKCIVHLLRNSFRYASRADWDKTAKALKPVYTAPNQSAAGERFGEFQDAWGKKYPAIVQLWESAWAESVPFLSFDVEIRTVICPTNAIESVNARIRKPVRARGHFPTEAAALKCVYMALMSLDPTGKGRKRWTMRWIAPLNAFQIAFEGRLTPANN